One genomic window of Punica granatum isolate Tunisia-2019 chromosome 1, ASM765513v2, whole genome shotgun sequence includes the following:
- the LOC116214013 gene encoding interactor of constitutive active ROPs 4-like, protein MPRPSANRGGEMRQRQSPRGPLQLRTSSSDSDSSHHRPIPDKSPKIGDRQSPRSVQSEPVNQRKLGTRIADLESQLGQAQEELKHLKQQLVTAEAAKKEAQAELHKKAKKRNVCGPQKVSKEVDKSSKSRARSSPSEDVADDIQRETDVFEVPMEEEKVTVEPKIEKENSEVAKALDKENKDSDILELAEQEKQPLNELKLKDDEVNLLKCKFEEKEKELEEANKETEYLKKQISEADEAISSARSKEEEMSRTLNQVEEELKESRESSKKLKEKLEAVGGAKEELEAEMKRMRIQTEQWKKAADAAAAVLAAGPDMNHGRIPERCGSMDKHLGPMFEIPSGYTGFVGSPGNTDDVDDGFGGGRRKGGIRMFGDLWKKKGQK, encoded by the exons ATGCCGAGACCAAG tGCAAACAGAGGAGGAGAAATGCGACAAAGGCAGTCTCCAAGGGGCCCACTTCAGCTCAGGACATCGAGCTCCGATTCTGATTCATCTCACCACCGTCCCATTCCTGACAAAAGCCCCAAGATAGGAGATCGGCAGTCCCCACGGAGCGTCCAGTCTGAGCCAGTCAACCAAAGGAAGCTTGGGACACGCATCGCTGACTTAGAGTCTCAGCTCGGGCAAGCCCAAGAAGAGCTGAAGCACTTGAAGCAGCAGCTGGTGACTGCTGAAGCTGCAAAGAAGGAAGCTCAAGCAGAGCTTCACAAGAAAGCGAAGAAAAGGAATGTTTGCGGCCCTCAAAAAGTTTCGAAGGAAGTTGATAAATCGAGCAAGAGCAGGGCCAGGAGCAGCCCATCAGAGGATGTCGCTGATGATATTCAGCGGGAAACTGATGTTTTTGAAGTTCCgatggaggaggagaaggttACCGTAGAGCCTAAGATTGAGAAAGAAAACAGTGAAGTGGCTAAAGCATTAgacaaagaaaacaaagatTCTGACATATTGGAACTTGCGGAGCAAGAAAAGCAACCATTGAATGAACTGAAACTTAAGGACGATGAAGTAAATTTGCTGAAATGCAAGTtcgaggaaaaggaaaaggagctTGAGGAAGCCAACAAAGAGACGGAATACCTGAAGAAGCAGATCAGTGAAGCAGACGAGGCCATATCCTCTGCTCGGAgcaaagaagaagagatgTCGCGAACGCTAAATCAAGTGGAAGAGGAACTCAAAGAAAGCCGAGAAAGTAGCAAGAAACTGAAGGAAAAGCTTGAAGCTGTTGGAGGAGCGAAGGAAGAACTAGAAGCAGAGATGAAGAGGATGCGAATTCAGACTGAGCAGTGGAAAAAAGCTGCTGATGCAGCGGCTGCTGTGCTTGCTGCTGGGCCTGACATGAACCATGGGAGGATCCCTGAGCGATGTGGGTCGATGGATAAGCATTTAGGGCCAATGTTCGAGATACCGAGTGGATATACAGGCTTTGTTGGATCGCCTGGGAACACCGATGATGTGGACGACGGATTTGGGGGAGGGAGGAGGAAAGGTGGAATTCGGATGTTCGGGGACCTCTGGAAAAAGAAGGGGCAGAAATGA
- the LOC116214039 gene encoding splicing factor YJU2 isoform X3, with product MGERKVLNKYYPPDFDPSKLPRVRRDKNQQIKVRMMLPMSIRCNTCGNYIYKGTKFNSRKEDVEGEKYLGIQIFRFYFKCTRCSAELTMKTDPKNSDYVVESGATRNFEPWRAEDEEEDNVKRKREAEEMGDAMKSLENRTLDSKREMDILAALDEMKSMKSRHATVSLDEMLAALQRSSADKEKKLEDEDEALIKSIVFHGSKDFVRRIEEDGDSEDDGDQAEPSGESHGDSSKKRKISQEFSANPTDSLTKASVNDSIDDNSSNKAGNPNGSRDNGDTKFVFGSSTVRVSVVKKPAPTSAQNDSAKVEESKKDGVDKLVSAESGLLSLCQSYGSDDDDDDV from the exons ATGGGAGAGAGGAAGGTGCTGAACAAGTACTACCCCCCGGACTTCGACCCGTCGAAGCTGCCTAGGGTTCGGAGGGACAAGAACCAACAGATCAAGGTGCGGATGATGCTCCCCATGAGCATCCGCTGCAACACATGCGGCAACTACATCTATAAGGGCACCAAGTTCAACTCCCGCAAGGAGGACGTAGAAGGCGAG AAATATTTAGGTATCCAAATATTCAGGTTCTACTTCAAGTGCACGAGGTGCTCGGCCGAGCTTACGATGAAGACCGATCCCAAGAACTCAGATTATGTTGTGGAGTCAGGTGCGACGCGTAATTTCGAGCCTTGGCGTGCTGAAGATGAG GAAGAGGATAATGTGAAAAGGAAGAGGGAGGCTGAGGAGATGGGTGATGCTATGAAATCGTTGGAGAACAGAACGCTTGATtcgaagagagagatggaTATTCTTGCAGCACTTGATGAGATGAAGTCCATGAAg TCTCGGCATGCGACCGTGAGTTTGGATGAAATGCTGGCTGCCTTACAGCGCTCATCAGCAGATAAG GAAAAGAAATTGGAAGACGAAGATGAAGCTCTTATAAAGTCCATAGTGTTTCAT GGATCAAAAGACTTTGTCAGAAGAATAGAGGAGGATGGTGATTCTGAAGATGATGGAGATCAAGCTGAGCCATCAGGTGAATCGCATGGTGATAGCTCTAAG AAGAGAAAGATTTCGCAAGAATTCTCTGCTAATCCTACAGATTCATTGACCAAAGCTAGCGTTAATGACAGCATCGATGATAACTCTAGCAATAAAG CAGGAAATCCGAATGGTTCTCGGGACAATGGCGACACTAAGTTTGTGTTCGGTTCTTCAACTGTTCGAGTTTCAGTTGTGAAGAAACCTGCTCCAACTTCTGCCCAAAATGATTCTGCAAAAGTTGAAGAGAGCAAGAAAGATGGAGTGGACAAGCTCGTCAGTGCCGAGTCTGGGCTACTATCACTGTGTCAAAGCTACGGAAGCGATGACGACGACGATGA CGTGTGA
- the LOC116214039 gene encoding splicing factor YJU2 isoform X1 yields the protein MGERKVLNKYYPPDFDPSKLPRVRRDKNQQIKVRMMLPMSIRCNTCGNYIYKGTKFNSRKEDVEGEKYLGIQIFRFYFKCTRCSAELTMKTDPKNSDYVVESGATRNFEPWRAEDEEEDNVKRKREAEEMGDAMKSLENRTLDSKREMDILAALDEMKSMKSRHATVSLDEMLAALQRSSADKEKKLEDEDEALIKSIVFHGSKDFVRRIEEDGDSEDDGDQAEPSGESHGDSSKKRKISQEFSANPTDSLTKASVNDSIDDNSSNKAGNPNGSRDNGDTKFVFGSSTVRVSVVKKPAPTSAQNDSAKVEESKKDGVDKLVSAESGLLSLCQSYGSDDDDDEQKAKFLIRSGSGSGSGLEGMTLSVLYIEDLVK from the exons ATGGGAGAGAGGAAGGTGCTGAACAAGTACTACCCCCCGGACTTCGACCCGTCGAAGCTGCCTAGGGTTCGGAGGGACAAGAACCAACAGATCAAGGTGCGGATGATGCTCCCCATGAGCATCCGCTGCAACACATGCGGCAACTACATCTATAAGGGCACCAAGTTCAACTCCCGCAAGGAGGACGTAGAAGGCGAG AAATATTTAGGTATCCAAATATTCAGGTTCTACTTCAAGTGCACGAGGTGCTCGGCCGAGCTTACGATGAAGACCGATCCCAAGAACTCAGATTATGTTGTGGAGTCAGGTGCGACGCGTAATTTCGAGCCTTGGCGTGCTGAAGATGAG GAAGAGGATAATGTGAAAAGGAAGAGGGAGGCTGAGGAGATGGGTGATGCTATGAAATCGTTGGAGAACAGAACGCTTGATtcgaagagagagatggaTATTCTTGCAGCACTTGATGAGATGAAGTCCATGAAg TCTCGGCATGCGACCGTGAGTTTGGATGAAATGCTGGCTGCCTTACAGCGCTCATCAGCAGATAAG GAAAAGAAATTGGAAGACGAAGATGAAGCTCTTATAAAGTCCATAGTGTTTCAT GGATCAAAAGACTTTGTCAGAAGAATAGAGGAGGATGGTGATTCTGAAGATGATGGAGATCAAGCTGAGCCATCAGGTGAATCGCATGGTGATAGCTCTAAG AAGAGAAAGATTTCGCAAGAATTCTCTGCTAATCCTACAGATTCATTGACCAAAGCTAGCGTTAATGACAGCATCGATGATAACTCTAGCAATAAAG CAGGAAATCCGAATGGTTCTCGGGACAATGGCGACACTAAGTTTGTGTTCGGTTCTTCAACTGTTCGAGTTTCAGTTGTGAAGAAACCTGCTCCAACTTCTGCCCAAAATGATTCTGCAAAAGTTGAAGAGAGCAAGAAAGATGGAGTGGACAAGCTCGTCAGTGCCGAGTCTGGGCTACTATCACTGTGTCAAAGCTACGGAAGCGATGACGACGACGATGA GCAAAAAGCAAAGTTTCTCATTCGATCGGGGTCAGGATCGGGGTCAGGACTCGAGGGAATGACATTGAGTGTGTTGTACATAGAAGATTTAGTCAAATAG
- the LOC116214039 gene encoding splicing factor YJU2 isoform X2 produces the protein MGERKVLNKYYPPDFDPSKLPRVRRDKNQQIKVRMMLPMSIRCNTCGNYIYKGTKFNSRKEDVEGEKYLGIQIFRFYFKCTRCSAELTMKTDPKNSDYVVESGATRNFEPWRAEDEEEDNVKRKREAEEMGDAMKSLENRTLDSKREMDILAALDEMKSMKSRHATVSLDEMLAALQRSSADKEKKLEDEDEALIKSIVFHGSKDFVRRIEEDGDSEDDGDQAEPSGESHGDSSKKRKISQEFSANPTDSLTKASVNDSIDDNSSNKGNPNGSRDNGDTKFVFGSSTVRVSVVKKPAPTSAQNDSAKVEESKKDGVDKLVSAESGLLSLCQSYGSDDDDDEQKAKFLIRSGSGSGSGLEGMTLSVLYIEDLVK, from the exons ATGGGAGAGAGGAAGGTGCTGAACAAGTACTACCCCCCGGACTTCGACCCGTCGAAGCTGCCTAGGGTTCGGAGGGACAAGAACCAACAGATCAAGGTGCGGATGATGCTCCCCATGAGCATCCGCTGCAACACATGCGGCAACTACATCTATAAGGGCACCAAGTTCAACTCCCGCAAGGAGGACGTAGAAGGCGAG AAATATTTAGGTATCCAAATATTCAGGTTCTACTTCAAGTGCACGAGGTGCTCGGCCGAGCTTACGATGAAGACCGATCCCAAGAACTCAGATTATGTTGTGGAGTCAGGTGCGACGCGTAATTTCGAGCCTTGGCGTGCTGAAGATGAG GAAGAGGATAATGTGAAAAGGAAGAGGGAGGCTGAGGAGATGGGTGATGCTATGAAATCGTTGGAGAACAGAACGCTTGATtcgaagagagagatggaTATTCTTGCAGCACTTGATGAGATGAAGTCCATGAAg TCTCGGCATGCGACCGTGAGTTTGGATGAAATGCTGGCTGCCTTACAGCGCTCATCAGCAGATAAG GAAAAGAAATTGGAAGACGAAGATGAAGCTCTTATAAAGTCCATAGTGTTTCAT GGATCAAAAGACTTTGTCAGAAGAATAGAGGAGGATGGTGATTCTGAAGATGATGGAGATCAAGCTGAGCCATCAGGTGAATCGCATGGTGATAGCTCTAAG AAGAGAAAGATTTCGCAAGAATTCTCTGCTAATCCTACAGATTCATTGACCAAAGCTAGCGTTAATGACAGCATCGATGATAACTCTAGCAATAAAG GAAATCCGAATGGTTCTCGGGACAATGGCGACACTAAGTTTGTGTTCGGTTCTTCAACTGTTCGAGTTTCAGTTGTGAAGAAACCTGCTCCAACTTCTGCCCAAAATGATTCTGCAAAAGTTGAAGAGAGCAAGAAAGATGGAGTGGACAAGCTCGTCAGTGCCGAGTCTGGGCTACTATCACTGTGTCAAAGCTACGGAAGCGATGACGACGACGATGA GCAAAAAGCAAAGTTTCTCATTCGATCGGGGTCAGGATCGGGGTCAGGACTCGAGGGAATGACATTGAGTGTGTTGTACATAGAAGATTTAGTCAAATAG
- the LOC116214039 gene encoding splicing factor YJU2 isoform X4, whose amino-acid sequence MGERKVLNKYYPPDFDPSKLPRVRRDKNQQIKVRMMLPMSIRCNTCGNYIYKGTKFNSRKEDVEGEKYLGIQIFRFYFKCTRCSAELTMKTDPKNSDYVVESGATRNFEPWRAEDEEEDNVKRKREAEEMGDAMKSLENRTLDSKREMDILAALDEMKSMKSRHATVSLDEMLAALQRSSADKEKKLEDEDEALIKSIVFHGSKDFVRRIEEDGDSEDDGDQAEPSGESHGDSSKKRKISQEFSANPTDSLTKASVNDSIDDNSSNKGNPNGSRDNGDTKFVFGSSTVRVSVVKKPAPTSAQNDSAKVEESKKDGVDKLVSAESGLLSLCQSYGSDDDDDE is encoded by the exons ATGGGAGAGAGGAAGGTGCTGAACAAGTACTACCCCCCGGACTTCGACCCGTCGAAGCTGCCTAGGGTTCGGAGGGACAAGAACCAACAGATCAAGGTGCGGATGATGCTCCCCATGAGCATCCGCTGCAACACATGCGGCAACTACATCTATAAGGGCACCAAGTTCAACTCCCGCAAGGAGGACGTAGAAGGCGAG AAATATTTAGGTATCCAAATATTCAGGTTCTACTTCAAGTGCACGAGGTGCTCGGCCGAGCTTACGATGAAGACCGATCCCAAGAACTCAGATTATGTTGTGGAGTCAGGTGCGACGCGTAATTTCGAGCCTTGGCGTGCTGAAGATGAG GAAGAGGATAATGTGAAAAGGAAGAGGGAGGCTGAGGAGATGGGTGATGCTATGAAATCGTTGGAGAACAGAACGCTTGATtcgaagagagagatggaTATTCTTGCAGCACTTGATGAGATGAAGTCCATGAAg TCTCGGCATGCGACCGTGAGTTTGGATGAAATGCTGGCTGCCTTACAGCGCTCATCAGCAGATAAG GAAAAGAAATTGGAAGACGAAGATGAAGCTCTTATAAAGTCCATAGTGTTTCAT GGATCAAAAGACTTTGTCAGAAGAATAGAGGAGGATGGTGATTCTGAAGATGATGGAGATCAAGCTGAGCCATCAGGTGAATCGCATGGTGATAGCTCTAAG AAGAGAAAGATTTCGCAAGAATTCTCTGCTAATCCTACAGATTCATTGACCAAAGCTAGCGTTAATGACAGCATCGATGATAACTCTAGCAATAAAG GAAATCCGAATGGTTCTCGGGACAATGGCGACACTAAGTTTGTGTTCGGTTCTTCAACTGTTCGAGTTTCAGTTGTGAAGAAACCTGCTCCAACTTCTGCCCAAAATGATTCTGCAAAAGTTGAAGAGAGCAAGAAAGATGGAGTGGACAAGCTCGTCAGTGCCGAGTCTGGGCTACTATCACTGTGTCAAAGCTACGGAAGCGATGACGACGACGATGAGTGA